In a genomic window of Littorina saxatilis isolate snail1 linkage group LG6, US_GU_Lsax_2.0, whole genome shotgun sequence:
- the LOC138968837 gene encoding piggyBac transposable element-derived protein 4-like — protein sequence MAAPSASRDRSRQTRTFTREEVLERLEQLQTEGSDIEEDDTESIGSEFECTASEIESRSDEFSSATASACDDNSDASVPSPPSSDGGVEDMEVERDPREQTEEEFLDILLQPWNENFSLFPAIGDFVADAECGLHVDHMQEHAPLDFFNTIFTDNLLDSIVFQSNKYARETIDFAAILKGSIFQHFPQENGITKTDLLGFFAICVHISLVHKPCVSDYWSNSPIMQTCFARNIMPRDKFMMILSVLHVSDNDLFVRRGQPGFDPLAKIRPVYEALRVRYRALYTPFQNICVDEAICPWRGKLGFRVYMRDKPVKWGVKFYELCESESAYVYDFEIFGAVPGVSNKPVDVVARLSAPLLHKHRTMYVDNYYCCPELAETLGAALTHTVGTVRANRQGMPPQLKTTPLPQRGGVQAFRQGAVSVLRWMDKKPVHLLTTSLDPRVMQNVVSRNNPNNARLKPAAVQDYILNMSGVDKSDQLMSYAPLHRKTMKWWKKVFFHLFTLSMLQASILHEKFHGRKMPLRQFVEYVGLGMNDKYFLCVAAEKEAAQQAAQQAANPPVPVPGADNVNAPLDAPAPPAAPAAVPAQGQAPARAPAPAAVPAPGPAQPRIPPTPQSRLVGASGHFPMPIGVCARGNDKKYRQCHVCTVRAKRKPTARLRKSSMQCAKCKITLCDKPYQPGANAITCFALFHTIKNYADYE from the exons ATGGCGGCGCCTTCCGCGTCTAGAGATCGCAGTAGACAAACGCGCACATTTACAAGGGAAGAAGTGCTTGAAAGACTGGAACAGCTACAAACCGAGGGATCAGACATCGAGGAAGATGATACTGAGTCAATTGGAAGCGAATTCGAATGCACAGCTTCGGAAATCGAATCACGAAGTGATGAGttttcgtctgctactgctagtGCTTGTGATGATAACAGTGACGCGTCAGTGCCTTCGCCCCCATCGTCTGATGGCGGCGTGGAGGATATGGAGGTTGAAAGGGATCCGCGCGAACAGACAGAGGAAGAATTTCTCGACATTCTGCTCCAGCCATGGAACGAGaatttttctcttttccctGCTATTGGTGACTTTGTGGCAGACGCAGAGTGtggtctgcatgtcgaccacatgcAGGAACACGCCCCTCTTGATTTCTTCAACACAATTTTCACAGACAATCTGTTGGATAGTATTGTGTTCCAAAGCAACAAATACGCAAGAGAAACGATTGACTTTGCTGCAATTTTAAAAGGAAGTATTTTTCAACACTTCCCACAGGAAAATGGCATCACAAAAACAGACTTGCTTGGGTTCTTTGCCATATGTGTGCATATATCCCTTGTGCACAAGCCCTGTGTGAGTGACTACTGGAGCAATTCCCCTATTATGCAGACATGTTTTGCAAGAAATATTATGCCGAGAGACAAGTTCATGATGATCCTGTCTGTGCTTCATGTGAGTGACAATGACTTGTTCGTGAGGAGGGGACAGCCTGGCTTTGACCCTCTGGCCAAAATTAGACCAGTGTACGAGGCCCTCAGGGTACGCTACAGGGCTCTGTACACACCTTTCCAGAACATTTGCGTCGATGAAGCCATTTGTCCGTGGAGGGGAAAACTTGGATTCCGAGTATACATGCGGGACAAGCCAGTAAAATGGGGAGTCAAATTCTATGAGTTGTGCGAGTCAGAGTCAGCATACGTCTACGATTTCGAAATCTTTGGGGCTGTCCCAGGCGTGAGCAACAAACCAGTAGACGTGGTGGCTCGGCTCTCCGCTCCACTTCTCCACAAGCACCGGACGATGTACGTTGACAACTATTATTGTTGTCCAGAGCTTGCGGAGACACTGGGCGCTGCTTTGACCCACACAGTGGGCACTGTGAGGGCCAACAGACAGGGAATGCCACCGCAGCTAAAAACCACCCCTCTGCCTCAGCGAGGAGGAGTTCAAGCTTTTCGACAAG GTGCTGTCTCAGTCTTACGCTGGATGGATAAGAAGCCTGTCCATCTTCTGACAACAAGCTTGGACCCAAGGGTCATGCAGAATGTTGTTTCGAGAAACAACCCAAACAACGCCAGGCTCAAGCCGGCAGCGGTACAGGACTACATCCTCAACATGTCAGGGGTTGACAAGAGCGATCAGCTGATGTCCTATGCACCGCTCCACAGGAAGACCATGAAATGGTGGAAAAAAGTATTTTTCCACCTTTTCACCCTCAGCATGCTCCAGGCGTCCATCCTGCATGAAAAATTTCATGGACGCAAGATGCCACTGAGGCAGTTTGTTGAGTATGTTGGACTGGGCATGAACGACAAGTACTTTCTTTGTGTTGCTGCCGAGAAAGAAGCTGCCCAGCAAGCTGCACAGCAGGCTGCCAACCCTCCTGTTCCTGTTCCTGGTGCGGACAATGTCAACGCACCTCTTGACGCTCCTGCACCACCTGCTGCTCCAGCCGCTGTCCCTGCCCAAGGCCAAGCCCCTGCTCGAGCTCCTGCACCAGCCGCTGTTCCAGCACCTGGTCCTGCCCAACCTCGAATCCCCCCGACCCCGCAGAGCAGGCTAGTTGGTGCTTCAGGGCATTTTCCCATGCCCATTGGAGTTTGTGCAAGAGGAAATGACAAGAAGTACAGGCAGTGTCATGTGTGCACAGTTCGTGCAAAACGTAAGCCTACAGCAAGGCTTAGAAAGTCCTCAATGCAGTGTGCAAAGTGCAAAATCACACTTTGTGACAAACCCTACCA